In Stomoxys calcitrans chromosome 2, idStoCalc2.1, whole genome shotgun sequence, the following proteins share a genomic window:
- the LOC106092308 gene encoding vesicular acetylcholine transporter: MASFTIPVINLEVKEVKDIVWEKIQEPVNQRRLVLVIVSIALLLDNMLYMVIVPIIPDYLREIGSFEVDEVTQPPMRDNRTGLLLPVHHDHHGQDSATGILFASKAIVQLMVNPFSGGLIDKIGYDIPMMIGLTIMFFSTAVFACGSSYSVLFFARSLQGAGSAFADTSGLAMIADRFTEENERSQALGIALAFISFGCLVAPPFGGALYQFAGKEVPFLILALVCLIDGLMLLLVMKPIKEQLAQSREVKQETIPIWRLLMDPYIAVCAGALTMSNVALAFLEPTISLWMEDNMTTENWKIGMVWLPAFFPHVLGVVITVKMARKYPQHQWLMAAGGLALEGLSCFIIPFCSSYKMLMIPICVICFGIALIDTALLPTLGYLVDVRYVSVYGSIYAIADISYSIAYAVGPIIAGGIVEAIGFTALNFLIAFSNLLYVPILRKLRNIYDFKPFENEANILMQDPPNKEYQTYVMQDQQPVEGDFKNHLEYGQQYQQGQQETNLDEGGYDYQQQGGGGGGYQQQGGGGGGYQQDAQYQQSYQPGYQEQGGMYQQQPTDSRHLPQQRVANPFQQQQAGGGAASAAGGGSAPGGPANPFRQGF, encoded by the coding sequence atggctTCGTTCACCATACCTGTCATAAATCTCGAAGTGAAGGAGGTCAAGGACATTGTGTGGGAGAAAATCCAAGAACCTGTCAATCAACGACGCCTGGTGCTGGTCATTGTGTCCATTGCCCTGCTGTTGGAcaacatgttgtatatggtgATAGTGCCTATAATTCCCGACTACTTGAGAGAAATAGGCAGTTTCGAAGTGGATGAGGTAACACAGCCGCCCATGCGTGATAATCGCACCGGGCTTTTACTGCCGGTACACCATGACCATCATGGTCAGGATTCGGCCACTGGTATATTGTTTGCCTCCAAGGCCATTGTTCAACTCATGGTCAATCCCTTCTCGGGTGGCCTTATCGACAAAATCGGCTACGACATACCCATGATGATTGGCCTCACCATTATGTTCTTCTCGACGGCAGTGTTCGCCTGCGGCAGCAGTTACAGCGTTCTGTTCTTTGCTCGGTCTCTACAAGGAGCTGGTTCAGCGTTTGCTGATACCTCGGGCCTAGCCATGATTGCCGATCGCTTTACCGAGGAGAATGAGAGATCTCAGGCGCTAGGTATCGCCTTGGCATTCATCAGCTTTGGCTGTCTGGTAGCGCCTCCCTTCGGAGGAGCCCTCTATCAATTTGCCGGCAAGGAGGTGCCCTTTCTGATATTGGCTCTAGTGTGTCTCATAGACGGCCTTATGCTGCTGCTTGTAATGAAGCCCATCAAAGAACAGTTGGCGCAGAGTAGAGAAGTGAAGCAGGAGACCATACCCATTTGGCGTCTGCTAATGGATCCCTATATCGCCGTATGTGCCGGAGCTTTGACCATGTCCAATGTGGCCTTGGCCTTTCTGGAGCCCACCATTTCGCTGTGGATGGAGGACAACATGACCACCGAAAACTGGAAAATAGGCATGGTATGGCTGCCCGCCTTCTTCCCCCATGTGCTGGGTGTTGTCATCACGGTGAAAATGGCCCGCAAATATCCCCAACACCAATGGCTTATGGCTGCGGGCGGCCTGGCGCTGGAAGGCCTCTCCTGTTTCATCATACCCTTCTGCAGCTCCTACAAAATGCTCATGATTCCCATATGTGTCATCTGCTTTGGCATAGCCCTTATCGATACTGCCCTCTTGCCCACGCTGGGCTATTTGGTGGATGTGCGCTATGTCTCGGTGTATGGATCCATCTATGCCATTGCCGATATTTCCTATTCAATAGCCTATGCGGTGGGTCCCATCATAGCCGGTGGCATAGTGGAGGCCATAGGCTTTACGGCCCTCAATTTCCTCATAGCCTTCTCCAATTTGCTGTATGTGCCCATTTTAAGGAAATTGCGCAACATTTATGACTTCAAGCCTTTCGAAAATGAGGCCAATATTCTGATGCAGGATCCCCCCAATAAGGAGTATCAAACCTATGTGATGCAGGATCAACAGCCGGTGGAGGGAGACTTCAAAAATCACCTGGAATATGGTCAGCAATATCAACAGGGACAACAGGAGACCAATCTCGATGAGGGTGGCTATGATTATCAGCAGCaaggtggtggtggcggcggcTATCAGCAGCAgggtggtggtggcggcggcTATCAACAGGATGCTCAATATCAACAATCCTATCAGCCGGGCTATCAGGAGCAGGGCGGCATGTATCAACAGCAGCCTACAGATTCCAGACATCTTCCTCAGCAACGTGTGGCAAATCCCTTTCAACAGCAACAGGCAGGTGGAGGGGCCGCCTCAGCAGCCGGCGGCGGCTCGGCTCCTGGTGGTCCAGCAAATCCCTTCAGACAAGGATTTTAA